One genomic segment of Impatiens glandulifera chromosome 6, dImpGla2.1, whole genome shotgun sequence includes these proteins:
- the LOC124941992 gene encoding farnesyl pyrophosphate synthase-like, with protein MSDLKSKFLEVYSTLKSELLNDSTFELTHVSRQWINQMLDYNVPGGKLTRGLSVVDSFKLLKEGEELTDDDVFLACALGWCIEWFQAYFLVLDDIMDNSQTRRGQQCWFRLPKVGMIAVNDGILLRNHIPRILKKHFRGKPYYADLLDLFNEVEFQTASGQMIDLITTLEGEKDLDKYSIALHHQIAQYKTAYYSFYLPVACALLMINENLENYTDVKNILIQMGNYYQVQDDYLDCFGSPEVVGKIGTDIEDYKCSWLLVKAVELANEEQKNILTDNYGKEDPICVGRVKDLYKTLKLQGVFEDYENKSYEMLINSINAHPSKAMQAVLLLFLGKIYKRQK; from the exons ATGAGCGATTTGAAGTCGAAGTTTTTGGAAGTTTACTCCACCCTCAAATCGGAACTGCTCAACGATTCCACTTTCGAGCTCACCCATGTTTCCCGTCAATGGATTAATCAG ATGCTGGATTATAATGTGCCTGGAG GAAAGCTGACCAGAGGTCTTTCTGTAGTTGACAGTTTCAAATTACtgaaagaaggagaagaattgACAGATGATGATGTTTTTCTTGCTTGTGCACTTGGATGGTGTATTGAATGG TTTCAAGCTTATTTCCTTGTTCTTGATGATATTATGGATAATTCTCAAACTCGAAGAGGACAACAATGTTGGTTTAGATTGCCCAAG GTGGGTATGATTGCAGTGAATGATGGAATACTCCTTCGCAATCATATTCCACGCATTCTAAAGAAACATTTCAGAGGAAAACCTTATTACGCGGATTTGCTGGATTTATTCAACGAG GTTGAGTTCCAAACAGCAAGTGGACAGATGATTGACTTGATCACCACTCTTGAGGGGGAAAAAGACTTGGACAAGTACTCAATAGCACT TCATCATCAGATTGCTCAGTACAAAACTGCTTACTATTCATTTTATCTTCCA GTTGCTTGTGCTTTACTGATGATAAATGAGAACCTCGAGAACTATACAGATGTGAAAAATATACTTATTCAAATGGGTAACTACTATCAAGTAcag GATGATTATCTTGATTGTTTTGGCTCGCCCGAGGTTGTTGGCAAG ATTGGAACTGATATTGAAGATTATAAGTGTTCTTGGCTGCTTGTGAAAGCGGTTGAACTTGCGAATGAGGAGCAAAAGAATATATTAACT GACAACTATGGTAAAGAGGACCCTATATGTGTTGGTAGGGTGAAGGACCTTTATAAAACTCTTAAACTTCAG GGAGTGTTTGAGGATTACGAAAACAAGAGTTACGAAATGCTTATAAACTCGATCAATGCTCATCCTAGTAAAGCAATGCAAGCAGTGCTATTGTTGTTTTTGGGGAAAATATACAAGAGGCAAAAGTAG
- the LOC124943321 gene encoding chaperone protein dnaJ 11, chloroplastic-like, with translation MSSSIRAISFTPPSALETKKLTSHYEVLRVKRDASPLQIKLAYRSLAKMYHPDASEAVSDGKDFIEIYKAYETLSDPVARNVYDLSLSVGSGRRMFGRSYVNDSRFYKGQRWETDQCW, from the coding sequence ATGTCATCCTCCATTCGTGCCATCTCTTTCACGCCGCCGTCGGCGTTGGAAACGAAGAAACTGACGAGCCACTACGAAGTGTTACGAGTTAAACGAGACGCATCGCCGTTGCAGATCAAGTTGGCTTATAGAAGTTTGGCGAAGATGTATCATCCTGATGCATCGGAAGCTGTTTCTGATGGAAAGGATTTTATTGAGATATATAAAGCTTATGAGACGCTTTCTGATCCGGTGGCGAGGAATGTGTATGATCTTAGTTTGAGTGTTGGATCGGGACGGAGAATGTTTGGACGTTCGTATGTGAATGATTCGAGATTTTATAAGGGACAGAGATGGGAAACGGATCAATGTTGGTAG